In one window of Bdellovibrio bacteriovorus W DNA:
- a CDS encoding pyruvate phosphate dikinase (COG0574 Phosphoenolpyruvate synthase/pyruvate phosphate dikinase): protein MHQNVNAENKSSSTLTKPSKFVYFFAAGESEGNAGMKNILGGKGANLAEMTALGIPVPPGFTISTEICTHFSEAGGVLPEWVLPAVKDAMVKVETKMGKKFGDLKDPLLVSVRSGARASMPGMMDTILNLGLNDQTVEGLATSSSNPRFAWDSYRRFIQMYSGVVMGMNGSLLDVILEDLKEEKKYKADTEMQVEDLKFLVKRFKDLVHQTTGKAFPTDPWEQLWGAVSAVFKSWNTPRAITYRELHNIPASWGTAVNVQAMVFGNMGDDSATGVAFTRNPSTGEKAFFGEFLINAQGEDVVAGIRTPQPITKEAAGLAGVQSLEEAMPVAYGQLVDIYKKLESHYRDMQDIEFTIEKNKLWMLQTRNGKRTAAAALKIACDMIDEKLISEEDAILRLDPAALDQLLHPTLDPKAKKTLLAKGLPASPGGVNGQIVFSSEEAVLWKEQGKKVILVRIETSPEDIAGMVASQGIFTTRGGMTSHAAVVARGMGKCCVAGCGEAEVDYRNETLKVRGYVLKKGDVITLDGSTGEVFLGEVQTIEPQLDGNFARIMKVADGIRRLGVRTNADTPKDAALAVNFGAEGIGLCRTEHMFFGPDRIDAVREMIIADNKSEREKALAKLLPIQRQDFYDLFKIMDGLPVTIRLLDPPLHEFVPHTDEETKELAARINVDFEKLRHKIQSLHEFNPMLGHRGCRLAITYPEIYMMQARAIAEAVCKLVSEGKTLVPEIMIPLVATDKELEILRHLTIAEVEKVQKEKGATFKYLVGTMIELPRAALTADAIAEHADFFSFGTNDMTQTALGLSRDDSGRFLGSYVSSGILARDPFMSIDQAGVGALVRMGTDLGRRAKPDLKVGVCGEHGGDPDSIEFFHKVGLDYVSCSPFRVPIARLAAARAALQGKKLH from the coding sequence ATGCACCAGAACGTAAACGCAGAAAATAAATCATCTTCAACATTAACAAAACCAAGCAAGTTTGTTTATTTCTTTGCTGCCGGAGAATCAGAAGGCAATGCAGGGATGAAGAACATTCTTGGCGGAAAAGGTGCTAACCTTGCAGAAATGACTGCCTTAGGTATCCCAGTTCCTCCGGGCTTTACTATCTCTACAGAAATCTGCACGCATTTTTCTGAAGCCGGTGGGGTTCTACCTGAGTGGGTGCTTCCTGCAGTAAAAGACGCCATGGTTAAAGTAGAAACAAAGATGGGTAAAAAGTTCGGCGATCTAAAAGATCCTTTATTGGTATCAGTTCGCTCGGGCGCACGTGCTTCAATGCCAGGCATGATGGACACGATCTTGAATCTTGGTTTGAATGATCAAACAGTTGAAGGTCTTGCAACATCTTCTAGCAATCCGCGCTTTGCATGGGATTCATATCGTCGCTTCATTCAGATGTATTCTGGAGTAGTGATGGGGATGAATGGTTCTCTTCTTGATGTGATTTTGGAAGATCTTAAAGAAGAAAAAAAATATAAAGCCGACACTGAAATGCAAGTTGAAGATCTTAAGTTTTTGGTCAAGCGATTCAAAGACCTCGTTCATCAAACAACAGGTAAGGCGTTCCCGACAGATCCTTGGGAACAACTTTGGGGAGCTGTTTCAGCGGTATTCAAATCTTGGAACACTCCGCGTGCGATCACTTACCGTGAGCTGCATAACATCCCTGCAAGCTGGGGAACAGCGGTGAATGTCCAAGCCATGGTGTTTGGAAATATGGGCGATGATTCAGCAACGGGAGTTGCCTTTACTCGTAATCCATCAACAGGAGAAAAGGCATTCTTCGGTGAGTTCTTGATCAATGCTCAAGGTGAAGACGTTGTTGCGGGAATTCGTACGCCACAGCCAATTACTAAAGAAGCAGCTGGTTTAGCAGGAGTGCAATCACTTGAAGAAGCGATGCCTGTTGCTTACGGTCAGCTCGTTGATATTTATAAAAAACTAGAGTCGCATTATCGTGATATGCAAGATATCGAATTCACAATTGAGAAAAACAAATTGTGGATGCTACAAACTCGTAACGGTAAAAGAACAGCAGCGGCAGCATTAAAAATTGCCTGTGACATGATCGATGAAAAGTTGATCTCTGAGGAAGATGCAATTTTAAGACTTGATCCTGCGGCTCTTGATCAGCTTCTACATCCGACTCTAGATCCAAAGGCGAAAAAGACTTTATTGGCAAAAGGTTTACCAGCCTCTCCAGGTGGGGTGAATGGTCAAATCGTGTTTTCTTCTGAAGAAGCAGTTCTTTGGAAAGAACAAGGCAAGAAAGTCATCCTTGTACGCATTGAAACATCTCCTGAAGACATTGCGGGGATGGTGGCATCTCAAGGTATCTTTACAACTCGTGGTGGTATGACATCTCACGCGGCTGTTGTTGCGCGTGGTATGGGTAAATGCTGTGTAGCAGGTTGTGGTGAAGCTGAAGTTGACTATCGCAACGAGACTTTAAAAGTTCGTGGATATGTTCTTAAAAAAGGTGATGTGATCACTTTGGATGGTTCCACTGGAGAAGTTTTCTTAGGAGAAGTTCAAACCATTGAACCACAGTTGGATGGAAACTTTGCGCGCATCATGAAAGTTGCCGATGGTATTCGTCGTCTCGGAGTAAGAACGAATGCCGACACTCCGAAGGATGCAGCTCTTGCTGTGAACTTTGGTGCTGAGGGAATTGGTCTTTGCCGTACAGAGCATATGTTCTTTGGCCCAGATCGTATCGATGCTGTTCGCGAAATGATTATCGCGGATAATAAATCTGAGCGTGAAAAAGCTTTAGCAAAACTTTTACCGATTCAAAGACAAGACTTCTATGACCTATTTAAGATCATGGATGGATTGCCAGTAACGATTCGTCTTTTAGATCCACCTTTGCATGAGTTTGTTCCTCACACAGATGAAGAAACAAAAGAACTAGCAGCTCGTATCAATGTGGATTTTGAAAAGCTTCGTCATAAGATTCAATCTCTTCACGAGTTCAATCCTATGTTAGGACATCGTGGATGTCGTTTAGCGATCACTTATCCTGAAATCTATATGATGCAGGCAAGAGCTATTGCTGAGGCAGTTTGTAAATTGGTTTCTGAAGGTAAAACTTTAGTGCCAGAAATTATGATTCCACTTGTTGCTACAGATAAGGAATTAGAAATTCTTCGTCACCTAACAATTGCTGAAGTTGAAAAAGTTCAAAAAGAAAAAGGTGCGACGTTTAAGTATCTTGTCGGAACTATGATCGAACTTCCGCGCGCAGCTCTAACGGCTGATGCCATTGCTGAACACGCAGATTTCTTTAGCTTCGGAACGAATGATATGACTCAAACTGCATTGGGACTATCTCGTGATGACTCAGGCCGCTTCTTAGGCTCGTATGTATCTTCTGGTATCTTGGCAAGAGATCCATTCATGTCGATTGATCAAGCCGGAGTAGGAGCTCTTGTGAGAATGGGAACTGATCTTGGTCGTCGTGCAAAACCTGATTTAAAAGTCGGCGTTTGCGGCGAGCATGGTGGTGATCCTGATTCCATCGAGTTCTTCCACAAGGTGGGTTTGGATTACGTATCTTGTTCTCCATTCCGTGTGCCGATTGCGAGATTGGCGGCGGCGAGAGCGGCCCTACAAGGCAAAAAACTTCACTAA